In the Patescibacteria group bacterium genome, GATAAATACCAGTTAAGCAAAGAAGGTTTCACGGGACAGGTCTTGTTTTCTGCATCGCCACGAGATTCTATCAGTCGCTTTCGCTCCCTCCAGAATGACAAGGGGAGGTATTTTATTATTTTCTAGATTCTGAATCGAGTTCAGAATGACAGGGTGGTGTTTTTTTCTTTCTGCCCGCCCGCCTCGAGAATATCAAGCTTTGTTTAGAACTTATAGTAAAGTACTTTCAACACGTTCTTTCAATTTAATTCGTTCACGGCGTTTCGGGCGAGGCATTCCTGGGGTCACGTCCCAGTGAAATAAAGATGATTTCACGGGATGAATCCCAGTGAAATAAAGATGATTTCACGGGATGAATCCCAGTGAAATAGAGATGGTTTAACGGTATAAATCCCAGTGAAATAAAGAGGGTTTCACGGGACAGGTCTTGAATTGTGAATTATTTAGACCTCACTTATAACATCAAAGCCCTTAAAACTACCTGTTATTGCTAATCCAATTATTTTTTTAGACAATTTCTGTTTTTTTATTTTTTTTGCAGTTTCATTTAAAGTAGCTCCCGATCCAACAGCATCATCTATTAATAATAAATTTCTAAACTTAAAATTATTGTCAATAAATATAGTTTTTTTTGCATTATCAATTCTGTCGCTCATGTTACTCAAAGTCTTTTGAGGAATCATTATTTCACTTTTTATTTTTACTAAGTTTAATTTGCTTATCTTTAAATCTAGATTACCTTCTAATTCTTTCATAAACTGCACTTCCCTCTTTACGGTTGGCGGGATAAAAGCTATCCCGTCTATATTGTATTTTTTAATAGTTTTTTCTATTTGAGGCTTAATAATGCTTACAAGCTCTTTTATAAGGGTCCTGTTCTGACTTTGCTTTGCATAAAGTAATAGTTGTCCTAATCTAGTTTTACCGAAACGTTCAATACTGTAAAAATCTAAATATAGGGTTTTATCTAGAGCTAAATTATTAAAAGAATTTCTCATTTTATTTTCACCATCTATCAATCCATCTAATTTATAGGCATCATATTTATCAATAGTTTTAATATATTCTTTGGCTGTTTTTGATATATCTAAATTTTGTTTTTTACACCAATAAATAAAACCATCAACTCCATCCATCTTTTTCCCATCAGGAGTTATAATTAAATAGTTTTTGTTTATTTTTTCTTCTACTTCTCTTTCCAATGCTACATTCTCTGATGTTTCTTTGTTATCCTCATTGAGTAAATAATACACCCTTGGTGGTTTACCCACCTTATTTATATAATTTTTTTCTACTAAATCTAATAAATACCTATGGACCATTTGTCTAGAAATATTAAAATTACCCGACAATTGACTTGCAGTGACCTGTCCTCTTTCCTTAATATATTCAATTATTTTAGTTTTAGTGCTATGCATATAATAATTATACAGTGTTTACAGTTTACTGTCAACTGTAAACACTTATATCTGTTGCATTATTCTAACTTTTCTTATCCTCTCGCGCAGGAAGATATTACTCTGTTTTTATCAATTTAACATTTTCTTCTTTGAAAAATGTGTTATATTTTTTACATATTTACACATATTCGTAATAATTTCATTACAAATATACAATTAATCTGCTACATATAAATCGTATCATTTTTATATGGATATCATATAATTTTCGTAACGGTAAATAGATTTTTAATCTTCTCTACTTGCGACTCTCTTGCGATTTATTGTCCTATAATTTCTGCTCAATAAATTCTCTAAAACTAAGAACTCTTTCAATGTCGTCTGGATTTATTAAGAATGGCTGAACATCGACTGACAATTGTTTCAGGTTTATTTCATCGGTTCTTTTTATCAATATGCTCTTGAGCTTTTCTTTATTGATTTTTCTAATCTTTTCTAGGTATTGGTAATCAGGTAATGTTTTGCCGAGAAGAAAAGACACGTCATAAAAATCTCTTCCTTTTGCTCTCTTTCTGTCGAGTATTGCAATAATTTTTTGTACTAAAATAACTGATTCCGTATTCGTTATTATTCTTCTATATACTCCAAACTTATTTAAGAGAAAAGACTTTGTTTCGGCTAATTTCTTTTTTTGAACTGCATCAACCCTAATTAATATTTTTTCATCATTATTTCCTGATAAATTATTGTCAAATAATAAATCTGGGAACTTAATATAGCAATGATAAGCTCCTTTCTCGATAAATCTATATTCCACTTTATACCCTTTGTTTTCCATGTCAGTAACTACTTTTTCGAGTAAGCCAGAAAATTCTTTGTAGCTAAGACCAAAATTATCAAAATCCAAATCTTCAGAAAACCTTTCTGTACCATAAACTATTCTTATCGCTGTTCCACCAATAAAACTAAGCTTCTCGCTTCCCTTTTGTTTATATATTGAATCAAGCAACTCGTATTGCAAATATTCTACAAGAAGATTTTTAATATGATGTTGGCTTAAACTTTCAGGATATTCACTTTTTATTTGTTCTAGACTATACATAAATCATTTTAATAATTCTATTAACTTTACTGCTTCCCGTTAGATCTCTATATTCTTTTATTTTTTTATAATCTAATTTTTTTATTTCTGACATATTCAATCTAAGCTCTTCTAATTCACTTTCGTTATTTATTTTCGAAGAGTTTAAATATAAATAATCAATCAAGGCCTTCTCAGGTGTAGCTATTAAATACGGTTGATCTTCGGTGTCTATTTTTTTATATCCAAAGAATAAAGACTTTTTGATGTGGCGATAAATAAATAAACCGAGCTTATTGCTATAAGTTCTGGTAGTTTTTGTTGTCACTGAAGTAACATTAAAAACCATTTCTGGTATCAAACCATAGAGGGATAAAGCCCACTCTAGGCTAATATAGCTCGGTTCATATAACCTATAGGCAATATGTTCTTTTTTTATTTTATTTTTTTTATCCAGAACTACATATATTCCATTTTTTAGCTTTGCAATATAGCCCTTATTTGACCACATTGTTAACTGATATGGATACACATTAATATTCATTAATCGCAATAATTGCAACGAAAAGACAGGTTCATTAATTGTGTTGATAAAATCAATGTATTTCATTTTTTTATTAATTTTAATAATATACTAAAATTATATCAAAAAAAGTTTATTTTGTAAAGGGGCTATTTTATATCTAGGAAAGTGCTTCTAGGAGGGGTCCACTCCTTTTTCTCACTATTTTATATTTAAAGACAGTTTAAATTAAATCTGAAACATCTCATTTCTTGTATTAGTTATATTTAACTAATACAAGAAATATCATTACTATTTATTTCTTTAATTATTTCTGCCCGCCAGTTTTGAGAATAGCAAGCATTATTTATGGTTTGTTGTAAGATACTTTATCACGTTCTCTCAATTTAATTCGTTCACGGCGTTTCGGGCGGGCCCGACCACCTCGAGAATAGTAAGCATTATTTGTGAATTGTTGTAAAATAATTTTAACATGTTTTATTAATTTAATTCGTTCACGGCGTTTCGGGCGGGGATATATTTTTCTTTTGCTACGGTATAGAAAAATTTTGGAATGACAAGGTGAGGTTTTGTTGTATTACTTTAGAGTAAAACGAAGATCCTGAATCGTCCCGTTTACGACACTTTGTGACTACGGGAGACATCGCTCACGCGCGAGCCAGTTCAGGATGACATTTAATTTTTATAAATTTCCAAATAACTTTCGGTCATTTTATTTGAGGTAAACTTTTCTTTTTCAATAGCCTTATTTAGGGAATAATCTGAAATTATTTTTAGTTTTTTTATAAAATCTTCTTTATCGCCTGCAAGAAATAAATTATTTATATTGCTGATAACCTCTTTATTGCCTCCAACATCAGAAGCTAGAATGGGAACACCTGAGAATAGAGCCTCAATCAAAGAAATAGATAGCCCTTCATAGCGAGAAGGTAGGGCGTATACATCGAAGGCTCTAATATATTTGACAGCATCATTGAGCTCTCCAAGAAGAAAAACTTTTTCTCCTATATTCTTTTTTTCAATTATTTTTTCTAAACTACCTCTTTCATTCCCCTCTCCTATTATCACCATTGCTAGATTAGGAATGATTTTCTCAATTTCTTCAAAGTTATTTAATAAAAATGCATGATTCTTCTGATAATCAAGCCTGCCGACAGTTCCTATAATAAACTTATCTTCTAGATAAATATTATATCTCTCCTCTAAATAATCTCTGGCGTCTTCTTTCACTAAAAAATCTTCTTCACTTGTGTTTATACCGTTATAAATAGTCTTTCCGTCCTGAACTAACTTAATGTCTTGTGCTCTTTTTTGATTTAGTCCACTCACAAAAACTTTTTCATCAACAAAAATAAGTAAAAACTTGAACAGAATATAGTTAGCGATTTTTAAAATTATATTTTTCTTGTAGCCGGAATCCAGGAGTGATAAGCCATGAAAGGTGAAAATTGTTTTTAATTTTTTATCTAGTAACTTAACGCTCATTGCGCCAAGTAGAGCATTAGTACTATTGAAATGTACTACGTTGAAATCTTTATTTTCTATATATTTCTTCAATTCAAAAATATATTTAACCCCCGAAAAAGGATTTGCTGATCTTCTGAGATTTTTTATTTTTACACTTTCAATCCCCTCTTCTTCTAACTTAATTGGCAAATAGCCATCTTCGCCATATGCGACTGTCACGGTCTGCCCTGATTCTTTTAAGCATCTCGCTAAATTCAAAAGAAAAACCTGAGCACCGCCAAGTTCACCCTTTGTTATTACTAATAAAATATTTTTTAGAGTCTTTTCCATTGTTTTTAAAGTAATTTATCTTGATTGTTTTTTTCTTTAAAATAGTTCTCAGATTTATTAAATACTTCTTCGATCCATAGAATTGTCTCCTGCGCGTCTTTATCAGAAACTGCTAGTCCGCCAGAATATAAATCATAATTTCTTTTTTTTCTTATCTTGTTCCCAACAGATTTAATATCCTTCTTTTTAAGTACTATTGCTAATTCATCTATCAACTCTTTATGGTGACCTCTATTTGAATCAACTCTCAATCCTTCTTTTGCACAAACCGATATAGCTAGCTTCAAGAGAGCATCATAGGCAAATCTAAATTTAACGTCATTGTTGTCGCTTCTTTTTGCTATCTTAAAATCTTTGTTTGCTGCACTAAAATATTTTGTAATTTGATTCTCAGTAAATTTAAACTTTTTGAATGTCATATTATTTTTAAATACTCGTTTGCGAAGATATTTTTTAAAAAATCATCTTCCCCTTTTTTCTCTAAAAAATCTTTTTTGGAATAATTTACAACATTTATTTCTCTTCCAAAATCTTCCTCAAGACTAGACATTGCCTTAATGATTTCTATTGAAGAATGTTTTCCAACAAGCAATAAATCAATATCGCTATTTTTGTTAAAATCACTTCTTAAAAATGATCCAAAAATATAGGCCAAATCTATCCCTGAAATTTTTTTCAATTCTTCTTTGATTCTGTTTTCAAAACCATACTTAAATATATAAATTTTTTTATATTCTTCGATAAGCGGAAAATTATTATTTAAAAAATATATTTTTCTATTTCCATCCACCTCGCTACTTAGTAATTTTTCATCTTCTAGTTCTTTAAGTTTCTTACTTAAATTACTCACATCCAGCTTTAGAACACCTGCCAAATCGTGAAGATGTTTCCTTGTCTCTGGATTCATAAAAAAATATCCCAGCACCTTTATTATTATTTGAGATTTTTTATTAAACATATTGTGGTAAATAATTACTATGATTATGGTATAAATATACCATGTTTTTATTTTTTGTCAACTCTAAAAGATAAACTATATACCCTCCGCTCTAAAGAGTACATTCACAGTTTTATAGATTATCTTCATGTCAAACATCAATATCTTCAGGGCTGAATTGTTGCGACAAAAATCTATATATTCATTATCCAGCTCAATATGACTTTTTTTTGCTATTCCTTTTTGTGACTGATAATTACCTGTCAAACCTGCCTTAATAACTTTCTTGCAATCATCCCCCCTGTCGAGTAAAACTTGATACACTTCAAGATTCACTGGTCTTGGCCCAACAAAGCTAATATCACCTATCAGAATGGCTAAAAACTGCGGAAATTCGTCGATATAGGTCTTTTGTAGAAGTTTACCCATATACGTCAAACTATGGCCATTATGCTCCAAGGTTTTCGTGTGAATAAGAACTCCTCTTTTTCTTAAATCTTCTATTACTCTTGGTTTAAATATATTAAATTTTATCAGATTGAATGGTTTTCCTTGAGATATTCTCTTTTCCACATAAAACAAAGACGCAAAAGTACGGTGGAGTGTAATATGTTCAATAAATACAAGAATCGCAATAAGAAGTGTAAACGGTAATGTTGCAATAATAATAATCAAAGAAAAAACAATATCAAGTATTCTTTTTGATATTGGCATATTTACTTGTATATTTTGGTTGTTATTTTTATTCATTCTTAATATTTTAACATATTTAACATACATGTCACTAGTTTGTTGGGTTGGATTGGGTTTGGATTGACATTTTAAAAGCCCATCGTTTTCTGATGGGCTTTTTTTGCTCTGTTTCATAAGTCTTCCTTTTTAAGAACGTCATTCCATAGATAGTCTACTATGCAATACTCTCCGTTGTCGTCATCCCTGAACTTAAAAAATATCTTTTTTGGAGATGGGAATAAAAGTACGCAACCATTCTTTTTTTCAATTTCAACCATATATTCAGAAAATTTCGAAGGATGTACATACATGAAAGTATCCAACAATTCATCTAGTGAAAAAATATTGTCTTGTGGTATGAATTTGTTTCCTGAATTGTTGTCTTCTGGAGTTGATATTTTTGATATATCAATATTATTTTTATTGATCTGTCTCATAACAAACTCCTTTCAAAGGTTGGGTTAAAAAGGGCTAGCTACTTTCATTATGACATAGTTAAGCTTATTGGCCTATGACACAGAAGTTTGGCTTCCAAGACAAAAAGCCCCGTTTCTCAAGGGCTTTATTTATTAAAATTCATCAACTTCATCATTAGGAACTGAATTTGCTACATAGAAAATGTTATTTTAAATATTCATCAAAGGATTTATCATTTTATATTCTGTTCATTTTGCCCTCCTTCTGAAAAGAGTTTAGGGTTCTGTTACCTGTTCTTGTCTTTCAATATATCAATTTTCTTTTTTACTTCATGAGGTTTCTCTATACTGCTTAAAAAAACCTCCTCCTGACTTGTTCCAGCAGTATTTATGGAAAGATGTCCTGTGTGAGTTATTATTCTTTCAAAAAAAGGTTCTCCTACATTTATATCAGTAATTTTTGAATAATCTATGCTGGTCAAATTGGTTGACAGCCAACCCCTGTGAATCAATATCCGTTTGTTCGTGAGTGCATAGGCATTGGCCACTCGGAAATAAAAACCAAAGAAAAACCAAACAGAAAGCAGAAGCATCGTTGCTG is a window encoding:
- a CDS encoding winged helix-turn-helix transcriptional regulator, coding for MHSTKTKIIEYIKERGQVTASQLSGNFNISRQMVHRYLLDLVEKNYINKVGKPPRVYYLLNEDNKETSENVALEREVEEKINKNYLIITPDGKKMDGVDGFIYWCKKQNLDISKTAKEYIKTIDKYDAYKLDGLIDGENKMRNSFNNLALDKTLYLDFYSIERFGKTRLGQLLLYAKQSQNRTLIKELVSIIKPQIEKTIKKYNIDGIAFIPPTVKREVQFMKELEGNLDLKISKLNLVKIKSEIMIPQKTLSNMSDRIDNAKKTIFIDNNFKFRNLLLIDDAVGSGATLNETAKKIKKQKLSKKIIGLAITGSFKGFDVISEV
- a CDS encoding nucleotidyl transferase AbiEii/AbiGii toxin family protein produces the protein MYSLEQIKSEYPESLSQHHIKNLLVEYLQYELLDSIYKQKGSEKLSFIGGTAIRIVYGTERFSEDLDFDNFGLSYKEFSGLLEKVVTDMENKGYKVEYRFIEKGAYHCYIKFPDLLFDNNLSGNNDEKILIRVDAVQKKKLAETKSFLLNKFGVYRRIITNTESVILVQKIIAILDRKRAKGRDFYDVSFLLGKTLPDYQYLEKIRKINKEKLKSILIKRTDEINLKQLSVDVQPFLINPDDIERVLSFREFIEQKL
- a CDS encoding glycosyltransferase; this translates as MEKTLKNILLVITKGELGGAQVFLLNLARCLKESGQTVTVAYGEDGYLPIKLEEEGIESVKIKNLRRSANPFSGVKYIFELKKYIENKDFNVVHFNSTNALLGAMSVKLLDKKLKTIFTFHGLSLLDSGYKKNIILKIANYILFKFLLIFVDEKVFVSGLNQKRAQDIKLVQDGKTIYNGINTSEEDFLVKEDARDYLEERYNIYLEDKFIIGTVGRLDYQKNHAFLLNNFEEIEKIIPNLAMVIIGEGNERGSLEKIIEKKNIGEKVFLLGELNDAVKYIRAFDVYALPSRYEGLSISLIEALFSGVPILASDVGGNKEVISNINNLFLAGDKEDFIKKLKIISDYSLNKAIEKEKFTSNKMTESYLEIYKN
- a CDS encoding nucleotidyltransferase domain-containing protein → MFNKKSQIIIKVLGYFFMNPETRKHLHDLAGVLKLDVSNLSKKLKELEDEKLLSSEVDGNRKIYFLNNNFPLIEEYKKIYIFKYGFENRIKEELKKISGIDLAYIFGSFLRSDFNKNSDIDLLLVGKHSSIEIIKAMSSLEEDFGREINVVNYSKKDFLEKKGEDDFLKNIFANEYLKII
- a CDS encoding sugar transferase encodes the protein MKQSKKSPSENDGLLKCQSKPNPTQQTSDMYVKYVKILRMNKNNNQNIQVNMPISKRILDIVFSLIIIIATLPFTLLIAILVFIEHITLHRTFASLFYVEKRISQGKPFNLIKFNIFKPRVIEDLRKRGVLIHTKTLEHNGHSLTYMGKLLQKTYIDEFPQFLAILIGDISFVGPRPVNLEVYQVLLDRGDDCKKVIKAGLTGNYQSQKGIAKKSHIELDNEYIDFCRNNSALKILMFDMKIIYKTVNVLFRAEGI
- a CDS encoding PH domain-containing protein; translation: MNYEKIWKKVLGTDEKIEYEFSIGERYLKIGLVVLTVISVLMMFIEVYSATMLLLSVWFFFGFYFRVANAYALTNKRILIHRGWLSTNLTSIDYSKITDINVGEPFFERIITHTGHLSINTAGTSQEEVFLSSIEKPHEVKKKIDILKDKNR